The Stutzerimonas stutzeri RCH2 genomic interval GCGTCGCGTACGTATCACTGGCCGAGGCCGATTGGGACACCGCGCCCGAACTGCCCAGCAGTTTCAGAGAGGCGGTTCGTGCGGCGTTCAACGGCGCGATCATCTACGCAGGCAAGTACACCCCGGAGCGCGCCACCGCGGCGATCGAAGCCGGTTGGGCGGACCTGATCGCCTTCGGCCGTCCGTTCATTGCCAACCCGGACCTGCCGGCGCGCATTGCCCGTGGCTGGCCTATGAACCCGCTGGATGCCAGCAGCATGTACGGCGGCACCGAAAAGGGTTACATCGACTACCCGGTGCACGCGCACTGAGTCGGCGTGCGTGCACGGCCGTGGCGTGCACGCAGCCAGCACCGACAAAGTATCGTAAGATCGCGAAAACCCATTACCTGCCGCGGATATGAGCATAGACATCAGTGAAGCGCTGAAGGCCCTGGATAACCCCACACGCCTGGCCATTCTTACCCTGCTGAAGGACCCGAAGACCAACTTCCCCGAGCAGGAAGCCGATCCCGAACAGCTGGGTGTCTGCGTCAGCATCATCCAGGAGCGTGTGGGGTTGTCGCAGTCCACCGTTTCGAATTACCTGGCGGCGCTCCAGCGCGCGCAGTTGGTGACGTCGCAGCGTATCGGTCCCTGGACCTACTACAAGCGAAACGAAGAGAAGATCGCTCAGCTGCTCGAGGCGCTCAGCAAAGCCATCTGAGCTGGCTGTGAACTGCGTGTCGCTGGCGTCAGCAGCATGTGAGCCGATCGTTTTTCCGCCGGACGTGACGGGTCGCTCGCAATGGGGCGCAGTTATCGACTGACCTTGCTCGCCCGATATCGCCCCGGCGTCATGCCGACCACCGTCTTGAAGTCATGAATGAAGTGCGCCTGATCGCTGTATCCGCAGGCCAGGGCGGTGTCCAGTAACGGCTGGCCGGCGCGCAGCTGGTTGCGCACCAGCGCCACGCGCTGGATGCGGCTGAACTGCTTGGGTGTCATTCCTACATGATGGCGGAACAGGCGCTCCAGCTGGCGCTGGCCGAGCGGTACGGTCTGGAGGAGGTCGGCCAGGCGTGCACGGCCCTCGGTCGCGGTGATCTCCGACAGTAGCTGTTGCACTGGGGAGCGTCGCTCCTGAGTCGCCTGCAGACGTTTCATCAATTCCTGCTCTACCAGCAGCTGCTGCGCCTCGCGGCTCAGCTCGGCGAGTTGGTCGACCATCCCGGCAAACCCCAGTCGCTGCCAGTCGGAGCTATGAAAGCCCGCCAGCTCATCCAGGCTGATGCCAAAGAACGCCGCGCCCATCCCAGGGCGAAAGCGCACGCCCATCAGCCTCACCTGCCCAGCCAGTTGCAATCGCGAACTGGCAAGCTGCGGCCCGGCGATCAATGCACGCGGCTTGTGCAGATGACCATCGAAGGCCAGCGGGTCGGCGAAATTGAAGATGACCCCACAGGCGCCGTCCGGATGCAGCATCTGCTCGTCGTACACCGTGGCGGCGTCACCC includes:
- a CDS encoding ArsR/SmtB family transcription factor gives rise to the protein MSIDISEALKALDNPTRLAILTLLKDPKTNFPEQEADPEQLGVCVSIIQERVGLSQSTVSNYLAALQRAQLVTSQRIGPWTYYKRNEEKIAQLLEALSKAI
- a CDS encoding helix-turn-helix transcriptional regulator gives rise to the protein MSALHERLPHISGFLTRPPTPALAAYVQRFWWLEGDAATVYDEQMLHPDGACGVIFNFADPLAFDGHLHKPRALIAGPQLASSRLQLAGQVRLMGVRFRPGMGAAFFGISLDELAGFHSSDWQRLGFAGMVDQLAELSREAQQLLVEQELMKRLQATQERRSPVQQLLSEITATEGRARLADLLQTVPLGQRQLERLFRHHVGMTPKQFSRIQRVALVRNQLRAGQPLLDTALACGYSDQAHFIHDFKTVVGMTPGRYRASKVSR